The stretch of DNA TATGGGCGTGTCTGATGAGAACCTCACGATTCGGGCCATTAGCGATGCGGTCATGCATATCCGGCGCAGCAAACTGCCCGACCCCGCCGACATTGGCAACGCAGGTAGTTTTTTCAAGAATCCTGAAATTCCGCAAACGCAGTTCGAAGCCCTGAAAGCGCAACACGACGACCTGCCCGGCTACCCGCTCGCCGACACAGACCGGGTAAAAGTTCCGGCGGGCTGGCTCATCGAACGGGCGGGCTGGAAAGGTTATCGGTCGGGCGATGCGGGCGTTCACGCCAAACAGGCCCTCGTTCTGGTTAACTACGGAAAAGCCACAGGCGACGAAATTCTGAACCTCGCCAGACAAGTGCAATCGTCTGTGCAGGAAAGGTTTGGCATTTCGATTTCGCCGGAGGTGAATGTTATTTAGCCGCAACAAGTAAGAAGGTCGGCATGGTGCGTTTTACCGCTATGAAAACGTACCTAACCTCTATTCTGTTAGCTTTGGGCTTTTCGTCTGTAACACTTGCCCAAACAACACCAACCCGTGTTCAGGTTGCCAACGGCACACTCGAAGGCCGGGTCGAAGCTACTGGCATCCGCTCATTTAAGGGTATTCCATTTGCCCAGCCGCCCGTTGGCGACCTGCGCTGGCGTGAGCCACAACCGCCTAAAAACTGGCAGGGTGTGCGCCAGGCCGACAAGTTTGGTCCCCGCGCCATGCAGCGTCCTATTTTTGGCGATATGAACTTTCGCTCGAACGGCGTCAGCGAAGATTGCCTGTATCTGAACGTCTGGACACCCGCCAAATCAGGCAATGAAAAACTGCCCGTACTTGTCTATTTCTATGGTGGCGGTTTTATGGCAGGCGATGGCTCCGAACCGCGTTACGATGGCGAAAGCATGGCGAAACGCGGCATCGTGGCCCTGACCGTTAATTACCGGCTCAACGTTTTCGGCTTCATGGCACATCCTGAACTCACTAAAGAATCGCCAAACAAGGCATCGGGCAACTACGGCCTGCTCGATCAAAGTGCGGCTTTGCGGTGGGTGCAACAAAACATTGCGGCCTTTGGTGGCGACCCCAAACGCGTGACCATTGCGGGCGAATCGGCGGGGTCGGCATCGGTAAGCGCACAGATGGTGTCGCCATTATCGAAAAATCTGATTGCCGGGGCTATTGGCGAGAGCGGCTCCATCATGGGTACACTAACACCAGTATCGCTGGCCGAAGCCGAAAAAGCTGGCGTTGCCTTTGCCGAAAGTTTAGGAGCTACCTCGCTGGCAGCTCTGCGGGCTTTGTCTGCCGAGCAGGTTCTGGAAGCAACGGCCAAGCCTAACGTGGGGCGGTTTGGTCTGGTTGTCGATGGGTATTTTTTGCCCAAACCAGCGCACGAAATTATGGCGGCTGGCGAACAGGCCCGCGTACCGTTGCTGGCGGGCTGGAACTCCGAAGAAATGAATTACCGCTTTATGCTGGGAGCCGAGCCGATAACGCCGGAGAGCTATAAAAAAGCAGTGGAAAAAGCCTACGGCCCACAAGCCAATGAGGTGCTAAAACTTTACCCTGGGGCGACCGCAGAAGAAGCCATGCAGTCGGCCACCGACCTGTCGGGCGACCGGTTTATTGGCTTCAGCACCTGGAAATGGACCGACATGCACGCCCGAACTGGTGGTGGCAAACCAGTATATCGCTACTACTACGCCCGTCCGCGCCCGGCCATGACCGCCGAAATGGGTAATGCAACGCCCGGCCTGGCTGGTGGCGTTATCCGCAACACCGACACATCGGCCCCGAAAGCACCACCGGCCAAAGGTGCCGTTCACTCCGCCGAAATCGAATATGCGATGGGTAACTTAGCCACTAACAAAGTTTACGCCTGGACACCCGACGACCATAAAGTATCGGAAACGATGCAGGCGTATTTCGCCAATTTCATCAAAACCGGCAATCCCAACGGTTCTGGTCTACCAAAGTGGTCGGCAGTGAAACCGGCTGGCCCCGCCGAAATAATGGTGATCGATGTAAACACCCGCCCAGAAACCGAGAAAAATCGCGAAAGGTATTTGTTTTTAGACAGGTTTATGGTGAGGTAGAGACGCAAGATTTTGCGTCTCTGTGCAGTAAATGCATCGCTGTGCGTGTAAATGCGTCTCTGTGCGTGTAAATGCATCTCGGTGCGTGTAAAACAGAGACGCAAAATCTTGCGTCTCTACTCAAAACACAGCGAAGCCGCGCCGAGTAGTCCAGCGTCGTTGCCGAGCGTGGCTTTTTTGATCGACAGGCCGTTTTTGTAGTACGGATTGAGCCAATAGTCGAGCATTCGGTTTACGGCGGGCATGATGTAGTCGAACGAAGCCGATAGCCCGCCACCGATAAGCACCTGCTTAATATCCAGCACTTTAATTAGTGAAGCCAATGCTTCACCAAGCATTTCGCCCACTTCATCCCAGATTTGCTGCGCCAGTTCGTCGCCTTCAGCGGCTGCGGCTACCAGCCCGGTGGTCGAAATGTCGCCATCGCCCGGTAGCTGGGTTTCGCCTTTAAACTCCTGCCGACGCTGATTTGCCAATTGCAGTAGTTCTACTTTACCGATGTTGCGCTCCAGCACGCGACCATTGCGCGACGGAATATGGCCCGGTTCCATAGCATTACCATCGCCACCCGTAAAAATTTTCTTGTTGATAATGGCTGCTCCGCCCACGCCCGTGCCGAGCGTAATAAAAATATAATTCTCCGTAATTTTTTCCTCAGCGAAGTAGTACTCCCCCAATGCTGCCGCGTTGGCATCATTTGCCAGAAAAAACTGAACTCCCGCAAACCGCCTGGTCAGAATATCAACGATGGGCGTATTGTTGATTTCGGGAATGGCCGTAATCTCAATAGCTACGGTCCGGTCGGCACTGAGCATACCGGGCAGACCGATACCCACGCGTTTCACATCTTTGTTCGCCAGCAGTTGCAGGGCAACGGCATCGCCGAAGCGGTCCATAAAATGGCCTGATTTACGCCAGCTAATGGTATCGTGGCTGTAGAAGTTTGAGATTTTGCCCGTGTCGGCTTCAACGATTCCCATTTTGACGTTTGTGCCGCCAACGTCGATACCTAAGTATTCAGCAGAAGACATATTTTAATTGACAATGTTTGATTCACAATATGTAATTCCAGGGCGGATGAAGTGGAGCGCAATTTACGGTATTACAGCGAACAGCCAACAGGGAGCAACTAACAGCGAACAACCAACAGCCAACAGTGTTGCCAATTTCTTGTATCTGGTTATTCACTGTTGGCTGTTGGTTGTTCGCAGTTGGCTGTCAAATGTCGCCCAACTGCGGTCTGATCAAAATCTCTTCGACAACGGCACTTTTCGATAGCGTGTAGGCAGCCCACGTGCTGTCGGCTACGTCGTCGGGCTTCATGAAGCGGTCTTCGGGCAGGTCGGTGCCTTCCCAACTGGTCGTAAGGGTTGCACCGGGCAGAATGGCCGTTACTTTTACGCCATGCGGTTTCAGTTCTTCGCGCAGTACGCGGCTCATACCCAGCAGCGCAAATTTAGAAATGCAGTATGACCCCCCATTGGTGTAGGCCGTGATGCTGGCCGTTGAACACATCATGAAGATATGCCCCTGACGCCGGGCCATCATCTCGCCTACCAGCCCGCGCGTGAGGTGATACGCACTGGCCACGTTGGTATTCATCAATTGCTCGAACGTACCCTCGGCTTCGTTATGAATCTGACCAGGCTGAAATGTACCCGTATTGTTCACCAGCACGTCGACCGGACGCCCCAGCGATTTTACATAATTAACCAGTTGATTGACGCCCTCGCGGGTCGAGAGGTCGGCAGCAAACGGCAGCATATTCGGCCCGGCCACGCCATCTACTGAGCGGGCGCAAACGATAGCATCGAAACCGTTGGCCGTAAATTTATCGACAATGGCGCGGCCAATGCCTTTGGTGCCGCCCGTTACTACAATGAGTGGATTCATAGCGCAAGTTACGTCAGAAACCATTCTACCTTTGCGGGGGTTCTGACCAATGAGCGATTTGCTCCTTCCTTTTGCTCCCATGTCACGATTAGGTAGCTATTTCATTTTCTTAGGCACACTCTTCCGAAACCGCGAGAAACTCCGGGTATATCTGGGCCTTATTCTCAACGAATGCGTCTCCATCGGCGTCGGGTCAATTTTTATCGTTGCCCTTGTCAATACGTTTATCGGGGCCGTCACCTGCGTGCAAACGGCCTACAACCTGACTAATCCGTTCGTTCCCAAGAACATTATCGCGCTTATCGTGCGCGACAGTACCATTCTCGAACTGGCCCCTACCCTGTCGTGCATTGTACTGGCTGGTAAAGTCGGCTCTAATATTGCAGGCGAATTGGGTACAATGCGCATTACCGAGCAGATCGACGCCCTTGAGGTAATGGGCATTAACTCAAGTTCGTACTTGGTTTTGCCGAAGGTAATTGCCTCTATATTGATGTTTCCGCTGCTGGTGATTATGGCAGCTTTTCTCTCGATTCTGGGCGGTTACATTGCCGGAACGCTGGCAGGCGTGATTTCGCCCGAAGATTACGTGTCGGGGCTGCGGTTCGAGTATAAGCCGTTTGGCGTTACGTTTGCGCTGATCAAAACGGTAGTGTTCGCCTTTCTAATTTCAACGATTTCGGCATATCAGGGCTACAACGTGCGTGGAGGTGCACTCGAAGTGGGCAGCGCATCAACCTCCGCCGTTACCAATAGTTGTATCGCCGTGGTAGCCGCCGACTTTATCCTGACGCAACTCCTGTTGACTTAACGACTGATTGACTGGTTGAGTGACTGAATGGAGCGCAATGGTCTCAATTCAATCAATCAACCACTCAATTAGTCAATCATTCTGATGATTGAGATCAAAAATATAACCAAAACCTTCGGCGACCGGCAGGTGCTGGCTGGTATCGATGGCACATTTCGGCCCGGCGACACAAGCCTGATTATCGGCGGTAGTGGTACGGGTAAAAGTGTGTTGCTCAAGTGCATGATCGGGCTGATAAAACCCGACTCCGGCGAGGTGCTGTATGATGGGCGTAACTTTCTGACCAGCAACATCGACGAGCAGAAAGCCATCCGGCGCGAAATGGGCGTACTATTTCAAGGCTCAGCACTGTTCGACTCGAAGACGGTGCTCGAAAACGTTCGGTTTCCGCTCGATATGCTGACCGAGAAACCCGAAGATGAAAAAGTAGCCCGCGCACACGAATGCCTTCAACGCGTTGGGCTGGAAGGTGCTGCCGACCGGATGCCGTCGGAAATTAGCGGTGGCATGAAAAAGCGCGTCGGCATTGCCCGCTCTATTGTGCTGAATCCCAAGTATTTATTCTGCGACGAACCTAACTCCGGCCTCGATCCGCTTACCTCGATTAAGATTGACCAGCTTATCAAGGAGATCACCGACGAATACAAAATCACGACCATCGTGATTACGCACGATATGAACTCGATGATGGAGATTGGCGAAAAAATTATGTTTCTCTACCAGGGCAACAAGCTTTGGGAAGGCGACAGCGACACCATCACGCACTCGACCGTACCCGAACTGAATGAGTTCATCTATGCCAATAAGTTGCTGCGCGAAATTGAAAAGTGAAATCCGCGTTCATCCGCGCAATCCGTTCAATCGGTATTCCCCTGCATGGCCCGCATCAGCACGGTGTTTTCCGGGTCGATCACAACGGAAGCGGGTTTCGTATTCAGTGGCACAGTAAACGTTTGGGTGGGCTGATCCATGACAAGCCGGGCCGTCCGCTGAATTTCGCGACCATTCGCGTCCCGAATGCTGAACGTAAGCGGCACTGTAAAATACGCCCCCGACCGCTGTGCCTGCCGCACGTCGACTGTTAACGCTCGTTTTTTGTCATCGTATTTAGTATTCCAGACCAATTCAGGGTAGCCCGGCTGCGTAAGCCATTGTCGGAAAAACCAGGCTAATTTCTTTCCCGAAACCTGCTCCATAACAGCTTGAAAATCGGCGGTTTGCGCGTTGGCATTGCGATAGCGGGCGTAATATTCACGGATGCCACGCCAGAATGTATCGGTGCCGAGTTCGTGCCGAAGCATGTGTAGCACCCAGCCACCTTTCTGGTATGAATTAGGATTCAACAGATCATTTAAATTGGTGGCCGTTGAGTCGATGATTGTACCTTTGGGCTTAAGGGCGGCAAATCGAAAAATCTGGCCTTTATTCTGGTTCAAGACCGCGTTGAGCGTATCACGTCCGTAGGCATGTTCGAGATACAGGGCCGAGAAATACGTTGCAAAACCCTCGCTCAGCCAAAACTGCGACCAATCGGCTTCGGTAGCCGAATTGCCAAACCACTGATGTGCAATTTCGTGGGCCAGCAAAGCTTCCATGTCCGAATCCTTTCGACCGATGATGGCTTTCTCGTTATAGAAGATACAACTGGCATTCTCCATCCCGCCAAACACTGTGGTTGACTGCACGTTAGCAAGTTTTTCGTAAGAATACGGCCCTACGCGGTCGATGAAAAATTGCAGGATGGCAGCCGCCGGGCGATAGTCAATAAATCCTTTCTGACTGTCATTGGGGTAGAGCCAGCTTTGCACCGGCACCCCGCTTACCGCGCCTACTTCCTCAACTGCAAACCGGGCCGCGCCAATCACCATCACTTTGGTTGGAATGGGCGTATTTTCCTGCCAGCGCGTTCGTTTGCGGGGCGTTGGGCCGGGCAGCGGTTCTTCGGCCAAAAATTTACCGTTGGCAATAACGCGGTATGTCGCGGGCGCATTTACCGTAAAGGCGCAGGTGGCTTTGTCGGACGGATGATCGACTACGGGCAGCCAATGACGGGCGTTGTTGGGCCAGTTATCGCCGAAAAATGTACGTTCGCCAAACTTATTCTGGCTGATAATCAGGCCCTGCGCGGGTGTTCCGTCGTAGCGAATTACAATGTCGGTAGATTGACCCGGTGCGGCAGGAAGATTAACGAATACCCGGTCGTTGCGATGACTGAACGGCAGCGGTTTACCATCGGCGGTCGTTACGCCCCGAACGCGCATTCCGGTAGCATTCGTTTGAGCGGTGTCGGCTTTTATCAAATCGAACCAAACGCTTTGGCGGTCGTCGGCGCGGGTAAACCGAATAGCGGCTTCTCCCTGAATTTGATTGGTTGAGTCGCTGATTGTCAGCGAGAAACTATAATTCAGTACATCAACGCCGGGCTGTGTGTAGCGGGCTGCGTAACCAAGCGGTGGCTGCGCCTGAACACTATTGCAGAACAGTATTAAACTTAAAAAAACGTTGAGCCAGTGTGTGTTTTTTCTTTTCTTCATGCTGTTTTCTTCACTCGTTTATTTCCTGACACAGCTCTATCAGTACGCCGTTGGTGCCTTTCGGATGCAGGAAACACACCAATTTATTATCGGCCCCGCGCTTAGGTATCTCGTTCAGTAACGTAAATCCTTCATCTTTTAGCCGCGCCATCTCCGTCACGATATTATCGACCTCAAACGCCAGATGGTGAATGCCTTCGCCTTTTTTCTCGATGAATTTAGCAATCGGACTATCGGGGCTTGTGGCTTCGAGCAGTTCTATTTTTGTCTGATTCACCCGAAAAAATGACGTTGAAACGCCCTCCGATTCAACCTTCTCTGTTTTGTAGGGCAAAGCGTTCAGCAGCTTACCGAACAGTTCGTTCGACGCGGCTATGTCTCGAACGGCAATACCAATGTGTTCAACGTTAGTGAGCATGGAGTACAGAACTTTTCTGTTTTGCCGAAAGTTAGTAGGTTAGCATGGAAATGCGTCAACATTGACTTTCTTACAACTATGGTTACGGTATCGGAAATCGCCAAAAATAAAATCAACGAACTGCGGCAGAAAGATGGCCTGAACGACAATTACGCCATTCGCGTAGGCGTGCAGGGCGGTGGTTGTTCGGGGTTGATGTACGATTTGCAGTTTGATGCCCAGCAACAACCCACCGACCATGTCGTTGAAGACAAAGGCGTTAAAATTCTGGTCGACCGCAAAAGTCTGCTTTATCTGGCCGGTACGGAACTTGATTTCTCCGATGGTCTGAATGGTAAAGGCTTCCAGTTCAAAAATCCCAATGCCAGCCGTACCTGCGGCTGCGGTGAAAGTTTTGCCGTTTAGTCTGAACCAGGACGCTGGCCCGGCAGGATTAGCCGGGATTTTCCAGATTAAAACAAGATTTAAGGCCGCAATTGCGGCCTTTTTTGTCTTTGAGCCGGTATTTTCCAGATTAAGCAGGATTTTTGCAGCGTCAGCATCAATCTTGTTTAATCCTAAAATCATGGCTAATCCTGGTTCAGACGATTCAGACGGTTCAGACCCCAAACCTGTCAGCTATTCGCGTACTACGCTCACCGAACTGATGATTCCGTCGTATGCCAATTTTGGCGGGCGCGTACACGGCGGTATTCTGCTTTCGCTCATGGACAAGGTTGCCTACGCCTGCGCGGCCAAGCACGCGGGTACGTATTGCGTCACGGTGTCGGTCGATGGCGTCAACTTTCGGCAACCGGTTGAGGTGGGCGAATTGGTGTCGCTGATGGCATCGGTCAATTATGTGGGCCGAACGTCGCTTGTAGTAGGCATTAAGGTGATTGCCGAAAACGTAAAAACGGGCGTGGTGAAGCACACCAACACCAGTTATTTTACGATGGTTGCCAAAGACGATAACGAAAACCCGACCGAAGTGCCGCCCCTCCTGCTCGAAACTCCTGAAGATGCCCGACGTTTTCTCGAAACCATGAAACGCAGAGAACTGCGTGCCAGCTACGCCGAACATTTCGACAATGCCAAAACGCGGATGCTCCTAAGCGAAAACCTAAGCCTGCTGGCAGGCGAGCGGTGTGTTGTTCTGAACCAGGATTAGCCAGGATTTCCAAGATTAAAACAAGATTCTACGCTGCGCTTAGCCGGTATTATCAATCTTGCAGTAATCTTGGAAATCCTGGTTAATCCTGGTTCAAAGTTCTTCCCGCACCTTCTTTGCGCCTGCTACCATGTTTGCCAATTTTTGTTTGGCGGCCCAGCGGGCGGTTTGGCTCAAACCACAGTCGGGAGCCACGGCCAATTTTTCGGCGGGTACGTAGGGCAGGCATTTACGGATACGCTCGGCCACGTCGTCGGGGGTTTCAATGTAGTAGCTTTTTACGTCGATAACGCCCACCGCCACATCGAACTTCTCGGCGAAGCGTTCGAGCAGGTTTACTTCCGAAAAATTCAGAATCGTCATTTCTGAATGCAATTCATCGACGGTCATGTCTAAGAAATCGGGGAGCATGGGCGCAATAGTCTTTTTCCCTACCGACCGGCCTTTGTAATTACCAAAACACAGATGCATCGACAGCCGGGTTTTGCCCACGCCGGGAGCCACCGTCCGGTTAAAAATATCGACAAATCGCTTCGTGTCTTCGCGGTAGGCGTAACAACTCATCGATGGTTCATCGACACAGATTTCAGGCACGCCCAACGCTACCAGGTCCTCAATTTCTTTCCGAACCAGCGGCAACAGAGCTTCGGTTACTTCCCAGCGATCTTTATAGAATGCGCCGGGCAACAGCCGACCACTGAGCGTGTAGGGGCCGGGAATCGACACTTTCAGGCCCTGCCCGGCGGGGGCCAGTCGTTTCAGGCGTTGGTATTCGTCTACTACGCCTAACCCGCGCGGGGCTGTCAGCGGTTCAACAATCGTATGCTTCCCGCGCTGATCGTGGGCAGGGGGGCCGTATTTCCGCAGTTCGGCGTCGTTGTTTTGAATACCATTGATATAGCCATAGAACGACAAATTGAAATCGAAGCGGGTTTGTTCGCCATCGGTAATTACGTCTAAGCCAGCGGCAACCTGGTCATGGATCGACGCTACAACGGCGTCTTCGATCATTTCATTGATGTCGGCGGGGCCAAACTGATAAAGGTTTTGGCTGGAAAATTCGAGCCAGCCCGGAAACGGCATTGAGCCGACAACGGTGGTTTTGATAGGAACAGGTTGCATAGTTCTTTTAACTATAATCACTGATGCGGGCAATTTTACCGTCGGAGAACGCAAAAATTGTTACGCCCCGCAACGAAATGACGTCGCCTGCTTTTTTACCGTTCGGCAAATCAATGGCTAAAATAGCGTTGTAATCAATTTCAGCGGCTGCCGTGCGCTCGCCCAATGTCAGCGAACGAATGGTTTGCTGGCGCATCGTAAACACGCCCAGCGACTGCCGGGCCAGAGCCTCGAACTCGGCTTTTCCGCTGGTAGCCGTGATACCGCTGGTGTTCGATACGTTCTCAAAAACGATAACGTCGTGCAGCAGAGCCAGCATCCCCGGCACGTCCATCCGGTTGTAGGCGGCAATGTACTGGTCAATTTGGTCTTTCATGACAGGCAACAGTACTGCGCCACACCTCGCTGATGTGGCGCAGGGTAAATATCAAAACGGTTTTTTACCAATCAGTTTTTTAACAACCTCCTTCAGCAGAACAGGTAGCGTGAAATGATGGCTAACGGCATACCGAAACTTGCCGGTATTAATGGTTTCAATGGGTTTGCCGTTTTCGCTGTGTTGCACTACTTTTCCCGTGGCGATGTTGATAACGTGCCGCAGGTTGAGGTTGCTGGCAAACATATCCGAAAAGCGGGGCGAGTAGTACATGCATCCCTCAAAATAATAATGCGTCACCTGCGACCAGCGCGTTACATTACCGCCTTTTATGGGCATACCGCCGTGAACCAAGTTCGATGACCAGATCAGCACATCGCCCTTCTTCATGTGTACCTCCTTCCGCTCGTATCCCTGCGATTCCATGAACTCTTCCATAAAATCTTCGTAATGATGATACTCGGCGTAGTTCTCCTCGGCTTCGATGCCGATGTTGAAGTAGTTGAACTCTTCCTGCCGGTGCGAACGCGGATAGTAGAACAGCGGGCCGTTGTCGACATGGGTGTCTTCGAGCGCAACCCATACACCACACATAAATCGGGCGGGCGTACTGCTAAAGTGGATGGTGTCAGAATGGGCGCGCTGCTGGGTGCCGAACTTGAAGTTCAGCGTCTGAAACGGGATGGGTTCGCGGTCGTAGAGCATCCGTAGCACATCGAAAATAGCGGGCTGACTGGCTATTTCGCGGACAGTAGCGTATTTCTTCCAGATATCCTGATGTCGGTTAGGCTCTTCACCCACGCGGGCAGGGAATTCTGGTTCGAGGTCGCGAACGGCGCGGTTGATCAGGTCATGGCTAACCTGCTGTCGGAGCAACAAAAATCCTTCGTGGTGGTAATGAACCGCCTGCTCGTGCTGCTCAGGCGTAAGCTGTTTTTCAGCCAGCAGGTCGGCAAAAAAAGGCGATTCGACCCAGGGCAGATTCATGCGCTGGGCCACGGCAACGTTTTTCATTGGGTATGGGTTTAGAGAGATGTTTCATCTGTTTATCAAGTAGTTGCTTTTGCTAATTTCATGCCAATTGGATCCCAGTGGATAACTTTCCGCTGATCGGCACTTAAGTTAGCCGCCAGTGAGGGCGCGGCTGCACGCAAACCAAATTCAGCATCTTCGCGTACCAGCGAAGGCTTATTCTCGCGAATGGCATTAAAAAACACAATCATGTGATCGAACCGGTCGTCGTAGCCTTCGGGAGCTGCATAGGTTTCGACCGGCTCATTCTTTACATCCCGCGTGAACTGGTCAGACGGGTATTTCTGGCCGTATTGCTGAACAAACTGCTCCTGCATGGCTTTCGGGTAAGTGAACAGCGCGTCGTAGCCAGTGCTGTACATAGGAGCGTTGGGCCGCTTGAGCCGGTTCATCGTAAACTCGTTCCAGCCAATGTCGATTACCCCCTCTGTGCCAACCAATCGGGTATGGATACTCCCCCCCGATCCAGCAGCTAAATTGACGCGGGTTGTAAACTGAAACGACTCGTGTTTATCGGTTTTCGGGTAATCCATGATGGCCGTAACAAGATCGTAGGCATCGCGGCCATCTTTCCAGAAATTCAGGTCGCCGAGGGCAAAAATGCGGGTCGGTCCTTTCGACTCGGTAATGGTATGTACGCCCGTAATGAGATGAACGAATAAATCGCCGGCTACGCCCGTGCCGTAGTCTTTGTAGTTGCGCCACCGAAAAAATCGCTCGGGCTGAAACGGTCGTTTGGGCGCATCGCCGAGGTAGCGGTCCCAGTCAACGTCTTTGGGGTCGAGGTTAGGCGGCATGGTATACTGCCACGCGCCCAGCGCATCGGTGCGGTCGAGAAACGTTTCAACCGACGTCAGTTCGCCAATGGCACCAGCTTCGTAGCGTTTTTTGGC from Spirosoma montaniterrae encodes:
- a CDS encoding Gfo/Idh/MocA family protein encodes the protein MNSRRKFLRQLGGTSAMLAAGTPFVNAATGRSNPQYAPKNLIEIVQPRSAADNVNLALIGAGIIGHFDLNCALRVPGTKVVAVADLYAPRLERAKEVWGNDLFTTRDYREILARSDVDAVLICVPDHWHDRISIDALNAGKHVYCEKPMVHHIAEGAAVIAAHKKSGKVFQVGSQRASASAVLEAKKRYEAGAIGELTSVETFLDRTDALGAWQYTMPPNLDPKDVDWDRYLGDAPKRPFQPERFFRWRNYKDYGTGVAGDLFVHLITGVHTITESKGPTRIFALGDLNFWKDGRDAYDLVTAIMDYPKTDKHESFQFTTRVNLAAGSGGSIHTRLVGTEGVIDIGWNEFTMNRLKRPNAPMYSTGYDALFTYPKAMQEQFVQQYGQKYPSDQFTRDVKNEPVETYAAPEGYDDRFDHMIVFFNAIRENKPSLVREDAEFGLRAAAPSLAANLSADQRKVIHWDPIGMKLAKATT